The following nucleotide sequence is from uncultured Draconibacterium sp..
CTTATTTCTAAAAGAAAAAGAGACTGTGATTGTTTAAAAGAACTGTTTCATCAGAAAGCCTTATTCCGCGGGCTCCAAACCAGTTTGGCGCGAATGAGGTCGGCTCCGTCGCTTTCGCGAACAACACTACAAATATGATTATTTTTATCCAGTATTTGTTTTTTAATTCCCAACCGGTCTTTTTCTGTGCCTTCTTTTACAAAATTCACCTCAAATTCGATCAGTTCATTCTGTTCGTGGAAATCAAAATCATAGCTGTCGATAATACGTTCCAGGTAACGTCCGCTGTTAAAATGCTGGTTAACGTCAATCTCGTTAAAAAGTACCGGGCTAAAAATTACTTCATCTTCCGATTTTACCGGTTTCACTTTTCCTGCATTCATTTCCAAAACGCGTTCATCGTGTAGCGGAATGGAATCGAGTTCCAGTTTTACGATGCGTTTGGTTTGCTGATTAAGCACCAGCCAGCTGGTTGTTGCTTGAATGATACTTTCTCCATTGGTATCAATAAAATGAATATCGCGAAGTGCCAAAAGTCCGTCAATTCCGGCAGGCCAGGTTTCAACCGTAAATTTTTCGCCCCATTTTGGCCGCCGCTTTATTTTTACCAACAACCGCGACAATACCCAAAATTGTTTTTCCTTTTGCAAA
It contains:
- a CDS encoding acyl-ACP thioesterase domain-containing protein — protein: MKHKQELTTKSYFVSRFGQLSTSFLFWQIQDIAWEHAEKLGFGFDNLQKEKQFWVLSRLLVKIKRRPKWGEKFTVETWPAGIDGLLALRDIHFIDTNGESIIQATTSWLVLNQQTKRIVKLELDSIPLHDERVLEMNAGKVKPVKSEDEVIFSPVLFNEIDVNQHFNSGRYLERIIDSYDFDFHEQNELIEFEVNFVKEGTEKDRLGIKKQILDKNNHICSVVRESDGADLIRAKLVWSPRNKAF